The Leishmania mexicana MHOM/GT/2001/U1103 complete genome, chromosome 6 genome includes a region encoding these proteins:
- a CDS encoding putative 60S ribosomal protein L19: protein MVSLKLQARLASSILSCGRARVWLDPNEAMEIQNANSRKSVRKLIKDGFIIRKPVKVHSRARWRKMKEAKDMGRHNGVGRREGSREARMPSKELWMRRLRILRRLLRKYRADKKIDRHVYRDLYMRAKGNVFRNKRNLVEYIHKIKNEKKKARQLAEQLAAKHLRDEQNRNKARKQELRKREKERERAKRDDAAAAAQKKKADAAKKSAAPAAKSAAPAAKAAAPVAKAAAAAPAAKGAAPVKKSKK, encoded by the coding sequence ATGGTGTCTCTGAAGCTGCAAGCTCGGCTTGCGTCGAGCATCctcagctgcggccgcgcccGCGTGTGGCTGGACCCCAACGAGGCGATGGAGATCCAGAACGCGAACTCGCGCAAGAGCGTGCGCAAGCTGATCAAGGATGGCTTCATCATCCGCAAGCCGGTGAAGGTGCACTCgcgcgcgcggtggcgtAAAATGAAGGAGGCGAAGGACATGGGGCGCCACAACGGCGTTGGCCGCCGCGAGGGTAGCCGCGAGGCCCGCATGCCGAGCAAGGAGTTGTGgatgcgccgcctgcgcattctgcgccgcctgctgcgcaagTACCGCGCGGACAAGAAGATCGACCGCCACGTGTACCGAGACCTGTACATGCGCGCGAAGGGTAACGTGTTCCGCAACAAGCGCAACCTTGTGGAGTACATCCACAAGATCAAGAATgagaagaagaaggcgcgccagctggcggagcagctTGCGGCGAAGCACCTGCGCGACGAGCAGAACCGCAACAAGGCTCGCAAGCAGGAGCTGCGGAAGCGCgagaaggagcgcgagcgcgcgaagcgcgacgacgctgctgccgctgcgcagaagaagaaggcggACGCCGCGAAGAAGTCCGCCGCGCCTGCTGCGAAGTccgccgcgcctgccgcgAAGGCTGCTGCCCCCGTCGCGaaggccgctgctgctgcccccgcGGCGAAgggtgctgcgccggtgaAGAAGTCGAAGAAGTAA